A stretch of the Trueperaceae bacterium genome encodes the following:
- a CDS encoding threonine synthase — protein MTPTYQSTRGKSPDISFDEALMSGLAPDGGLYLPSSYPQLPGDWKSAKSLIKLASIIFSLYVNQRIQASLFEDALDFPIPIKILSRERYVLELFHGPTLAFKDIGARVMARMMQTAYQDSPQKLTILVATSGDTGSAVADAFSGLDGIEVVVFYPKGLVSQLQETQLITVRPGVRTFAVNGTFDDCQRLVKAAFLEPRLKGMLLTSANSINIGRLLPQALYYLWGALEVERISAGKTQEIVVSVPGGNLGNITGGVLATRMGLSVRRFIAAHNDNDYFPEFLAGNRCAFDFKNTIPTISNAMDVGAPSNFERIHALSRNSSDEAIWGVSVDDETTLKRISITDSEDDYIVCPHTAVALEAAERYRLCTEDNSPILILGTAHPAKFPTALEKALKRPPPYSERLEELRSLPTNFEELEPTKDALIEMLLQHGGS, from the coding sequence GTGACGCCGACCTATCAGAGCACCCGAGGTAAGTCTCCAGATATTTCTTTTGATGAAGCTCTCATGAGTGGCCTCGCCCCGGATGGTGGACTGTACTTACCCTCTTCTTACCCACAACTTCCAGGAGATTGGAAAAGCGCTAAGTCGCTCATCAAGCTTGCTAGCATCATATTTTCGTTGTACGTCAATCAGAGAATACAGGCGAGCCTTTTTGAGGATGCTCTAGATTTTCCAATCCCCATCAAGATTTTATCCAGAGAACGCTATGTCCTTGAGTTATTTCATGGTCCTACATTGGCCTTTAAAGATATTGGCGCTCGGGTAATGGCAAGGATGATGCAAACTGCTTATCAGGATTCCCCTCAGAAACTAACAATTTTGGTTGCAACTTCTGGCGACACAGGTAGTGCCGTGGCTGACGCCTTTTCAGGACTTGATGGCATCGAGGTTGTTGTATTTTACCCGAAAGGCCTGGTTAGTCAATTACAAGAAACTCAACTTATCACTGTTAGGCCAGGGGTAAGGACGTTTGCTGTAAACGGGACTTTTGATGATTGTCAGCGCCTGGTTAAGGCGGCATTTTTAGAGCCCAGATTGAAAGGTATGTTGCTTACAAGTGCTAACTCCATCAATATTGGTCGACTTCTTCCCCAGGCCCTTTACTATCTTTGGGGAGCTCTAGAGGTGGAACGAATATCAGCTGGTAAGACACAAGAGATCGTCGTTTCAGTGCCTGGGGGTAACCTTGGCAACATAACCGGTGGGGTTCTTGCTACTCGAATGGGATTATCCGTTCGACGTTTTATAGCAGCTCATAATGACAATGACTATTTTCCGGAGTTTCTGGCAGGAAATCGATGTGCGTTTGACTTTAAGAATACGATTCCTACGATTTCTAATGCTATGGACGTAGGGGCACCAAGTAATTTTGAGCGTATACATGCTTTATCCCGCAATAGTAGCGATGAGGCCATTTGGGGGGTTAGTGTCGATGATGAGACCACACTAAAAAGAATTAGTATCACTGATTCTGAAGATGACTATATTGTTTGCCCTCATACCGCAGTGGCTCTTGAGGCAGCTGAGCGTTATCGACTCTGTACAGAGGATAATTCTCCAATACTAATACTCGGAACTGCTCATCCAGCGAAATTCCCAACTGCTTTAGAAAAAGCCCTCAAACGTCCTCCTCCCTATAGCGAGAGGTTAGAAGAGCTCAGATCACTGCCAACTAACTTCGAAGAATTAGAGCCAACTAAGGATGCTTTGATTGAAATGTTGCTTCAGCATGGTGGTTCGTAG
- a CDS encoding SUF system NifU family Fe-S cluster assembly protein gives MAFLDNLYKEIILEHYKRPRNRREILDATVIQDGINPSCGDELELYLVIDSGVISQVGFIGEGCAISQASASMMTEAIQGKSVLQALKTSESFKKMIHNGEPDEDLGDLIMLQGVSKLHARVKCATLSWVTLERALAEADES, from the coding sequence GTGGCGTTTCTTGACAACCTCTACAAAGAAATAATTCTCGAGCACTATAAGAGACCCCGCAATCGTCGTGAGATACTTGATGCTACCGTGATCCAAGACGGTATTAATCCTTCGTGCGGCGATGAGCTGGAACTATATTTAGTCATAGATAGTGGGGTTATCAGTCAGGTCGGATTTATTGGTGAGGGTTGTGCAATTAGTCAGGCGAGTGCGTCGATGATGACCGAAGCAATTCAGGGGAAGTCAGTATTGCAAGCCCTTAAGACAAGTGAAAGTTTCAAGAAAATGATTCATAATGGCGAGCCTGATGAGGATTTAGGTGATTTGATAATGTTGCAGGGAGTTAGCAAGCTTCATGCTCGGGTAAAATGCGCAACCCTATCGTGGGTCACTCTTGAACGTGCTCTTGCAGAGGCTGATGAGTCGTAA
- a CDS encoding DNA replication and repair protein RecF, with translation MRLYSLSLLNFRNLVTPSLCFKGGITGVVVPNAAGKSNLFHAAYLGLTGELVGKRIAESVSLGQEQAHIGVVIENQLGLNSIEVGLSPGRKILKIDGQIARTQDISRISSAVLIAPDDAELIHGSPSKRRGYIDGVLSKLSPRYTVILREYNRVVEQRNACLKSHNAGTSLDIWTERLSNLAQEIDSLRTRVSVRIEELSNQAYRDIAGPLKPLTITLKRAYGDLPFTEALIASRPEEKVRGITVVGPHRDDLDLRLSGHSIQTYGSRGEARTTALALRIAEFRLLETKHQETPILLLDDFSAELDASRREFLLDLANTSSQALVSGTEPPPGTHNDFRIDGGTIVAS, from the coding sequence GTGAGACTTTACTCTCTCTCCCTTTTGAATTTCCGTAATTTGGTTACACCTTCTCTTTGTTTCAAGGGAGGAATTACAGGCGTAGTTGTCCCAAATGCTGCGGGGAAATCTAACTTGTTTCATGCTGCTTACCTAGGACTAACAGGAGAATTAGTAGGGAAACGAATAGCAGAGTCAGTATCTTTAGGGCAAGAGCAGGCCCACATCGGGGTTGTTATAGAAAATCAGTTAGGGCTAAACTCTATCGAAGTTGGCCTATCCCCAGGACGAAAAATTTTGAAGATTGACGGTCAAATTGCTCGTACCCAAGACATCTCTCGGATCAGTAGCGCAGTACTGATAGCACCAGATGACGCCGAGCTTATACACGGATCTCCTTCAAAAAGACGTGGTTACATTGATGGGGTACTATCCAAGCTATCCCCTCGCTATACGGTCATTCTTCGCGAGTATAATCGCGTTGTGGAACAACGAAATGCCTGTCTAAAATCTCATAATGCAGGAACCTCTCTAGATATATGGACTGAACGCCTTTCAAATCTAGCCCAAGAAATAGACAGCTTACGAACAAGGGTATCTGTACGTATTGAGGAGCTTTCAAACCAAGCTTACCGAGACATTGCTGGTCCGCTAAAACCACTTACTATCACCCTGAAGCGAGCCTACGGTGATCTACCGTTTACTGAAGCTCTAATCGCCAGTCGACCTGAAGAAAAAGTCAGAGGTATTACAGTTGTTGGGCCTCATCGGGACGACCTAGACCTGCGACTTTCCGGTCATAGCATTCAAACTTATGGATCTCGGGGTGAGGCAAGAACTACGGCCCTCGCACTCCGGATAGCCGAATTCAGACTGCTAGAAACAAAACATCAGGAAACGCCGATTTTACTACTTGACGACTTCAGTGCTGAACTTGATGCTTCTCGTAGAGAATTTCTGCTAGATTTAGCCAACACAAGTTCTCAAGCTTTGGTTAGTGGGACCGAACCACCACCCGGGACCCACAACGACTTTCGAATAGATGGGGGAACCATAGTTGCCTCGTGA
- a CDS encoding sugar kinase, giving the protein MCKFLVVGDVTVDQMYFVETLPDQGGERTALRAVMEPGGAGGTIATVLARLSTPVTIATRVGLGPFSDLALSNVRESGVETQLIQNDTHLQTSSVTLLITPDTQRTMISASGASRNLDSAELSYEIVAEYDALVMSAYSLVSGRQREYAVQSLGHARKAGLTTFVDMGSGAMNALEGRVVSLIGEIDYLIMNETELYALTGETSISEAVSGLRKEGIERLVVKVGEMGSIVITPEITELVEALNIDDVIDSTGAGDYFTAAFAYGIMKGHDLLYSARLGNVAGGLSTTVVGAQTYRLDKGALENLTNDLESG; this is encoded by the coding sequence ATGTGTAAGTTCCTGGTTGTCGGCGACGTTACCGTTGACCAAATGTACTTTGTAGAAACCCTGCCTGATCAAGGCGGTGAACGCACAGCCCTTAGGGCAGTAATGGAGCCCGGAGGAGCTGGCGGTACCATAGCTACTGTCTTGGCCAGATTATCTACGCCAGTAACTATAGCTACTCGAGTAGGATTAGGACCTTTTTCTGATCTAGCTTTGAGTAACGTACGTGAATCTGGTGTTGAAACCCAGCTAATACAAAACGACACACACCTTCAGACTAGTAGCGTTACACTATTAATAACTCCAGACACGCAAAGGACCATGATCAGCGCCTCAGGGGCAAGCCGTAATTTGGACTCTGCCGAACTAAGTTATGAAATAGTCGCAGAATATGACGCTCTTGTAATGAGTGCTTATTCTTTAGTTTCAGGACGCCAAAGAGAATATGCCGTTCAATCACTAGGACATGCTCGTAAAGCAGGCCTAACAACCTTTGTTGATATGGGTAGCGGAGCAATGAACGCACTAGAGGGCCGTGTCGTTTCTTTAATTGGTGAGATTGACTACTTGATTATGAATGAGACAGAGCTTTACGCCTTGACGGGAGAAACTTCAATCTCCGAAGCTGTCTCCGGATTGAGAAAGGAGGGAATCGAGCGACTTGTAGTCAAAGTTGGAGAGATGGGCTCAATAGTTATCACACCAGAGATCACCGAACTTGTTGAAGCCCTAAATATAGATGACGTAATTGATTCTACTGGCGCTGGAGATTACTTTACAGCAGCCTTTGCGTACGGAATCATGAAAGGACACGATTTACTCTATTCGGCTCGACTCGGTAACGTCGCTGGGGGTTTAAGTACCACGGTAGTTGGTGCTCAAACCTACAGGCTAGACAAGGGCGCTCTGGAAAATCTTACTAATGACCTGGAGTCAGGTTAA
- a CDS encoding CarD family transcriptional regulator translates to MESRLWYPDQRRHSLAFAIGDRVVYPSQGAGVVAETTTREVLGETDEYLKIVFVRGGLEVLIPLKKGDEVGLRHAIGKDEIERLTEAMIKGDISLPSQWPPRYRAEQEILAIGNPYELARLIGVLTQRDLEKGLAATEREVLESAKGALASEVAVVKGIDLAEAVEMLETIIDEKIT, encoded by the coding sequence ATTGAAAGTAGGCTGTGGTACCCTGATCAGCGGAGGCATTCGTTGGCTTTCGCAATCGGAGATCGAGTCGTATATCCTTCCCAAGGTGCGGGTGTAGTTGCTGAAACTACCACCCGTGAAGTGCTAGGCGAAACTGATGAGTATTTAAAGATAGTTTTTGTTCGCGGTGGACTCGAAGTGCTTATACCCTTAAAGAAGGGGGATGAGGTGGGCCTTCGGCATGCCATCGGCAAGGACGAAATTGAGCGACTCACCGAAGCAATGATTAAGGGAGACATTAGCCTTCCTTCCCAATGGCCTCCTCGTTACAGAGCTGAACAAGAGATACTAGCAATAGGTAATCCTTATGAATTAGCTCGCTTAATTGGTGTTTTGACTCAACGTGATCTCGAAAAGGGATTAGCTGCGACCGAAAGAGAAGTCCTTGAAAGCGCTAAAGGTGCCCTGGCCAGTGAAGTAGCCGTAGTGAAGGGTATCGATCTAGCTGAGGCTGTAGAAATGCTAGAAACAATCATCGACGAAAAGATCACCTGA
- a CDS encoding YggS family pyridoxal phosphate-dependent enzyme, with translation MFPEVMERIANASKRSGRNIEDITLVAVTKGRSLQEIETAVLSHGHRILAENRIQEWRKKASSLKGIEWHLVGNLQRNKVKYCTEANLIHSLNSHKLADALELQGLKLNHRFRTLIEVNMTGEATKLGIEPENAAALLDYTRTLKHVSVEGLMGMAPFNPNPEMSRASFQRLRKLCNELGLSVLSMGMSGDFEVAIEEGATIVRIGSSLFL, from the coding sequence ATGTTTCCTGAAGTTATGGAGCGTATCGCTAACGCTTCTAAACGCTCAGGCCGAAACATCGAAGACATCACACTAGTAGCAGTAACTAAAGGACGCTCTCTGCAAGAGATCGAAACCGCCGTATTAAGCCACGGACATCGCATACTTGCTGAGAATCGGATTCAAGAATGGAGGAAGAAAGCCTCTTCGCTTAAGGGCATCGAATGGCATCTAGTGGGAAACCTCCAGCGAAATAAGGTTAAATACTGTACCGAAGCAAACCTTATTCACTCCCTAAACTCTCATAAGTTAGCTGATGCCCTAGAATTGCAGGGCTTGAAACTAAATCACCGCTTCCGTACCCTCATCGAAGTGAATATGACGGGGGAAGCAACCAAACTAGGCATTGAACCAGAAAACGCAGCAGCTCTATTAGACTACACCCGAACGTTAAAACACGTTTCTGTTGAGGGACTAATGGGAATGGCACCTTTTAACCCTAATCCTGAAATGTCAAGAGCTTCATTCCAAAGATTACGCAAACTATGCAATGAGTTAGGGCTATCAGTCTTGTCAATGGGCATGAGTGGTGACTTCGAAGTAGCAATAGAAGAAGGGGCTACCATAGTACGTATTGGTTCATCTCTGTTCTTATGA
- a CDS encoding cysteine desulfurase — protein MFLDPLVLRRDFPILDRQINGKPLVYLDSAASSQKPKQVIEAMTEYYYHHHANVHRGAHTLASEATQMYEAARCKVAGFIGATDPASVVFTRNTTEAMNLVAYSWARTNLVAGDEIVVTEAEHHANLVPWHQLVEERDVRLRVVSLSSDHRTHLEAFQEAVTKRTRLVSTWHMSNVLGAINPIEEIADIAHAVGALLLVDGAQAVPHLPVNVESLGADFYAISGHKMCGPTGIGALWAKPEILREMPPFMGGGEMIERVALEASTYADIPTRFEAGTPSIAEAIGFGAAVDYLETITMEAIAKHDAELVSYALNSLKAIEGITLYGPEGADRGGIVAFNVEGVHPHDVATALDQEGIAVRAGKHCAHPLMDALEAPSMVRASFYFYNTETEIDQLSYGLQKAHEFFTAFS, from the coding sequence ATGTTTTTGGATCCCCTTGTTTTACGGAGGGATTTTCCTATTTTGGACCGGCAGATCAATGGTAAGCCACTCGTTTATCTCGATAGTGCAGCGTCTTCACAAAAGCCGAAGCAGGTAATTGAAGCAATGACTGAATATTATTACCACCACCATGCCAATGTACATCGGGGGGCACATACGCTTGCTAGCGAAGCCACGCAAATGTATGAAGCAGCGCGCTGCAAGGTGGCTGGTTTCATAGGGGCAACAGATCCGGCCTCAGTGGTGTTCACCCGTAATACAACTGAAGCCATGAATCTAGTTGCGTATAGCTGGGCTAGGACTAATTTAGTAGCTGGCGACGAGATTGTCGTTACAGAAGCGGAACATCACGCTAATCTTGTGCCTTGGCACCAGCTAGTCGAAGAGCGTGATGTTCGCTTGCGGGTTGTGAGTTTAAGTTCGGACCATAGAACTCACCTTGAGGCTTTTCAAGAAGCAGTCACCAAGCGTACTCGATTGGTTTCTACCTGGCACATGTCGAATGTGCTTGGAGCTATCAACCCAATCGAGGAGATTGCTGATATCGCACATGCTGTCGGAGCATTATTGCTAGTGGATGGGGCTCAAGCAGTTCCTCACCTACCAGTAAATGTAGAATCGCTCGGTGCGGACTTTTATGCTATCAGCGGCCACAAAATGTGTGGTCCTACCGGGATAGGAGCTCTCTGGGCAAAACCTGAGATTCTCCGAGAGATGCCCCCGTTTATGGGAGGGGGGGAAATGATTGAAAGGGTAGCGTTGGAGGCTAGTACTTATGCGGATATTCCGACTCGGTTTGAGGCTGGAACCCCTAGTATTGCTGAAGCTATTGGGTTTGGTGCTGCTGTTGACTATCTTGAAACTATCACTATGGAAGCAATTGCAAAGCATGACGCGGAGCTAGTAAGTTACGCTTTAAATAGCTTAAAGGCCATTGAGGGTATCACTCTGTATGGTCCAGAGGGTGCTGATCGCGGCGGTATTGTCGCCTTTAACGTTGAAGGTGTACATCCTCATGATGTTGCAACTGCTCTTGACCAGGAAGGTATTGCGGTGCGGGCTGGTAAGCATTGCGCTCACCCTCTCATGGATGCGTTAGAGGCCCCCTCAATGGTGCGAGCGAGCTTCTACTTTTACAATACAGAGACAGAGATTGATCAGCTCTCATATGGACTCCAAAAGGCCCACGAATTTTTTACGGCTTTCTCCTGA
- a CDS encoding homoserine dehydrogenase, with translation MTSLEHSTVRVGLLGAGTVGSALMGLASRRRDSGFQVSQVLVQDLKKSRPASVAKELLTLDPDEVVSNSDILVDVMGGVGLATKLTLRFLESGKTVVTANKAALAERWSDFIPHFAEGRIHFEAAVMAGTPVVGPLWQVLRSSQPLELHAILNGTCNYIVGQLEAGISYPEALAEAQRLGFAEADPTLDVGGYDTAHKLCLLARLGFSPELLWESVKSDTRGINHLTPMIIREVMEQGGRVRLVGSVVPRDESWRLCVRPVILPEDHPLISASGSKNGLLFRGDPVGEVLISGPGAGGGPTASAVLADIEAVVQGRSGPKQPTFAASVPRDYSFEDLVELE, from the coding sequence ATGACATCACTAGAACACAGTACGGTCAGGGTTGGTCTTCTTGGTGCTGGAACTGTCGGAAGTGCATTGATGGGATTAGCCAGCAGAAGACGGGATTCAGGCTTTCAGGTAAGTCAAGTGTTAGTGCAAGATTTAAAGAAAAGTCGACCGGCTTCAGTGGCTAAGGAACTTCTTACATTAGATCCCGACGAAGTAGTTAGTAATAGCGATATTCTCGTAGATGTGATGGGCGGCGTCGGGCTTGCCACCAAACTAACTTTAAGATTTCTGGAAAGCGGTAAGACTGTGGTGACGGCGAATAAAGCCGCTCTAGCTGAACGTTGGTCAGATTTTATTCCTCATTTCGCAGAAGGACGGATTCACTTTGAAGCAGCGGTAATGGCTGGCACCCCAGTTGTCGGGCCTCTCTGGCAAGTCTTACGAAGTTCTCAGCCTCTTGAACTTCATGCGATTCTTAACGGAACTTGTAATTACATCGTTGGTCAACTTGAGGCTGGAATTAGTTACCCCGAGGCATTAGCAGAAGCTCAGCGGCTGGGTTTTGCGGAAGCAGATCCCACCTTGGACGTGGGAGGATATGATACGGCACATAAATTATGTCTTCTGGCGCGTCTCGGTTTTTCACCTGAGTTGTTATGGGAAAGCGTAAAGTCTGACACCCGCGGGATTAACCATTTGACTCCGATGATTATCCGCGAGGTAATGGAACAAGGGGGAAGGGTCCGGCTTGTCGGGAGTGTAGTTCCCCGGGATGAGAGTTGGCGGCTGTGTGTTCGGCCAGTTATTTTACCTGAAGACCACCCTCTCATCTCAGCTTCGGGAAGTAAGAATGGATTACTTTTTAGAGGTGATCCTGTAGGCGAGGTATTAATTTCTGGGCCGGGCGCGGGTGGAGGTCCTACAGCTAGTGCGGTATTGGCAGATATTGAAGCTGTGGTGCAAGGTCGATCTGGACCAAAACAACCGACGTTTGCTGCTTCAGTTCCGAGAGACTACTCATTTGAAGATCTTGTTGAATTGGAGTGA
- a CDS encoding redox-regulated ATPase YchF translates to MLGIGIVGLPNVGKSTLFNALTRAGVEAANYPFATIDKNIGVVPVPDERLEVLGKLYSKAGNLAPLIPTTVEFVDIAGLVRGASQGDGLGNQFLAHIREVSAIAHVVRCFEDPNVVHVDGRINPLEDIEIIDNELALADIATLERRLEKLQRSAKANKADEILLGKTEVMIEHLSQGRPARDIDIDLPRDLNLLTAKPIFYVCNVAEKDILGGNQHVEDVQKAIASATGTSEIVLVSAQIEQELSDLETEEALEFLKDLGLKEPGLHRVVRTGYRVLDLITFFTASTKEVRAWTTTRCTKAPQAAGTIHSDFERGFIRAEAITYEELILTGGLVEARAKWKLRTEGKNYEVLDGDVLHFLFNV, encoded by the coding sequence ATGCTTGGAATCGGAATAGTAGGACTACCAAATGTCGGCAAGAGCACCCTTTTTAATGCTCTTACCAGAGCAGGTGTTGAAGCGGCTAACTATCCGTTTGCGACAATAGATAAAAACATCGGCGTCGTACCAGTACCAGATGAGCGGCTTGAGGTCCTAGGAAAACTTTATAGCAAGGCAGGAAACTTGGCGCCCCTTATACCCACCACCGTAGAATTCGTCGACATAGCAGGCCTAGTGAGGGGAGCTAGCCAAGGTGATGGTTTAGGAAATCAATTCCTAGCACACATTCGTGAGGTCTCTGCAATTGCCCATGTAGTAAGGTGTTTCGAGGACCCAAACGTTGTCCATGTTGATGGAAGAATCAATCCTTTAGAAGACATAGAAATTATTGATAACGAGCTCGCTCTAGCTGACATAGCAACATTAGAGCGGCGTCTTGAAAAACTGCAACGGAGCGCCAAAGCTAACAAAGCTGATGAAATCCTTCTTGGAAAAACTGAAGTCATGATTGAACATCTCTCGCAAGGCCGACCAGCACGAGATATTGATATCGATCTCCCGAGAGATTTAAACCTTTTAACTGCCAAACCCATATTTTACGTATGCAATGTAGCTGAAAAAGATATATTAGGAGGCAATCAACATGTAGAAGACGTCCAAAAAGCCATAGCCTCTGCTACCGGCACCAGCGAAATTGTATTAGTGTCTGCTCAAATTGAACAAGAACTCAGTGATCTCGAGACAGAAGAAGCATTGGAATTCCTCAAAGACCTTGGCCTAAAAGAACCAGGTTTGCACAGAGTAGTAAGGACAGGTTATAGAGTTTTAGACCTAATCACCTTCTTTACCGCCAGCACAAAAGAGGTTAGAGCTTGGACAACAACACGTTGCACTAAGGCCCCCCAAGCAGCAGGTACAATCCACTCTGATTTCGAGCGCGGATTTATTCGAGCAGAAGCAATTACATACGAAGAACTAATCCTAACTGGCGGGTTAGTAGAAGCTAGAGCAAAGTGGAAGTTACGCACAGAAGGGAAAAATTACGAAGTACTTGACGGTGACGTACTTCATTTCCTATTCAACGTTTAA
- the rsmA gene encoding ribosomal RNA small subunit methyltransferase A, with amino-acid sequence MIWFHTPNKVVEIMRRHNISPDRAFGQNFLIDETAMRSIISATKIENSDTVLEIGPGLGVLTKNLAAQAKGVTAIEADSRLLPALEETIKGAKNVEVILKDALKFDLNNLPPYSCFVSNLPYNVANPILRRVLSSGKFKMAVILIQSEVADRLLAKPGTKTYGALTIFCRYYARIRKVRDVSPGCFFPKPKVRSTILRFDMHEGITPDPDLFMLVRQSFKHRRKTLMGNLIKAGYARTTLTKALQGSKTNKLSRAEELSLAEFQALYEALNS; translated from the coding sequence TTGATTTGGTTCCACACCCCAAACAAAGTTGTTGAAATTATGCGAAGGCATAATATCTCGCCGGATCGTGCTTTCGGACAAAATTTCTTAATTGACGAAACTGCTATGAGGTCAATAATTAGCGCTACAAAAATTGAAAATAGTGACACCGTTCTGGAAATAGGTCCCGGCCTTGGAGTACTAACTAAAAACCTTGCGGCCCAGGCTAAAGGCGTTACAGCTATAGAGGCTGACTCAAGATTACTTCCTGCCCTCGAGGAAACAATCAAGGGAGCAAAAAACGTTGAAGTAATACTCAAAGACGCCCTAAAATTTGATCTAAACAACTTGCCTCCGTATAGTTGCTTTGTTTCAAACCTTCCTTATAACGTTGCTAATCCGATCTTACGAAGGGTCCTAAGCTCAGGGAAGTTTAAAATGGCGGTAATTCTAATTCAATCTGAAGTTGCCGACCGATTACTTGCAAAACCTGGCACAAAAACCTATGGCGCTCTCACCATTTTTTGCCGCTATTACGCAAGGATAAGGAAGGTCCGTGATGTTTCCCCCGGATGCTTCTTTCCCAAACCGAAAGTCCGCAGTACTATTCTGCGTTTTGACATGCATGAAGGCATAACCCCCGACCCAGATCTTTTTATGCTTGTTCGACAGTCCTTTAAGCACCGCCGAAAAACACTGATGGGAAACTTAATTAAGGCTGGTTACGCGAGAACTACCTTAACTAAAGCTTTGCAGGGGTCTAAAACAAACAAGTTATCTAGGGCCGAAGAACTCTCCCTAGCTGAGTTCCAGGCTCTATATGAAGCCCTGAATTCTTGA